Below is a genomic region from Helianthus annuus cultivar XRQ/B chromosome 2, HanXRQr2.0-SUNRISE, whole genome shotgun sequence.
TTCACCGTCCTCGGTAGATTCATTGCATCATGATTTCTGCCAATCTCATTATAAAATTAGGGGTTTACACACTTCATTCGATTTTATTTAAACATGATGTTTATCACATGACCTCGTTTATACATCAATACTTTATCAATTCCTTCTTAAGACATTAGTGTGTTAGACCTATTCATAACAGGTCAATACATGGCCATTTCTTAATATATCATTcttgttatttatatatatacgtATCGAGGTACATGTTAAATCCGTCCCACGAATTTAAATGTAACATCCATACccttcattccttctatgtttgaatccatctagcggcttcaaacatatcattcgtaccttttcttccttacatgtgttttaacaaaaacttaaagttttacctGCCTTCAGCAACTAGGTTTTAAGGTTAGTCATCTTAGTTGTCGAATCATAATTACTTCATTTTAGTTCTATCCATATATGAGTTTTCTTCTTCCTTACACATTCAACTACCCAAGTAAATGGGgttcggcataaacactctcaatgagagttaagcatacacattcgattacccaaataattgggtttcggcataaacactctcaaggagagttaagcatacacattccacttacccaaataattgggtttggcataaacactctcaacgagagttaagcatacatattccactacccaaataattgggtttttcgcttttaatcataacttcttctttcaatccgtataacggattaagcttctagcattcattagagcattcaaaatcacccgttcaaaacggatggtagctcattcttattcgacttgttcgctagaaccggtcgactcgcataacttttcataaccttcgttagcataaccaaatccgcaatggatttgctatttcgcattcgctacaacatagcgcccacctgctacccagttctaccgggcatacctgcaataattgccacggtctcacgaacgtcatatgcttcttgcgtactggccaggtgcgcaatccacacactagtttcgtgccttcgtgtaatcatcgccttatgcccGAGAGATGGGTTTCAGTTTCATGCATATTTCTAATActtccccaagaccacatcatggtctttcgtttaataattaccctcccaaggagaccctttcctttttattttgacattggtactcatacatattagtattgtgtacctggggttaatttGCCTAGTTGCACCTTCGCCCGCCTTGGCGTTCATCCTattctgcattcacggatcaccctcttcaaactcttaagcttaccttgcacataacatactattagtttccttcaaatacataatctaatacatacttacattcgcttttgcatttaggcctcgatcgagtcttagattgtacgggttcttggtcacgagagcacaccggtttgagttcaagtatttacctcctgttacttgattctctcaaaccagggctctgataccaacttgttacgccctaaAACGTAATACCttaaaatgacgcagcggaaattcgtgccataaaaaTTTCTTTCATGATATACGTCTTGACATTctaaaaattcatttttataatattagaaCATAACTTATCCTCACTAAATTACATAATTaagcattcccgtacaatctgtcttgtgactcgatcctcgatttCCAAATCCTTGGATATCCTCATGACTgatactacctgcgctcaccacataaaatttACAATATTAGTACGCAAAATAAACACACAAGGTTTGTTCATGTTTACTTCTCGTTTCGACAACtttttacatcccagctttcccaTCCTGTCATACCATCCGTGGTGAGACTTCTTTGCTATTCCTGTATTTCCCTTAAAGCTCCAGGTACACGAATAAACAACGTAAACACTTAAGCGTACTGAATAGCCTACATGCATACCTAACTTCATACATATTATttccatacatacatacgtacacacATGCATACATACCTACTTGCATACATACTCACACACATACATGTCAACCTACATGCATACTTACATATAAACACATCTACATCATTATATACGTATCTACAAGTACACAtacctacatcattacatacactCATGACATTATACATGTACGCATACATACATCCCTACTTGCATCATACCAAGCTTATACATACCATCATAGGTCCACGTACTTGCTCGCATacttataaacatacatacatacctatctACATAAGTGCATACCCTTAAGCTCATAAAAACGTAATAAACCTACAATGCATAAAACATGAATTGAATCAGTCATACGTACTTTAAAACGTGTCAAAACGAGTCTAGGAAGCTGAACTGATTGAAATACAAGTTTTTCAACAAAAATGGGTTCTTTCGCGCCACGTGACGGCGCCATGttgctccctcgcgtggcgcgggggaggcGCTTTTCCAGCAGATCTGCAGCTCAGTtcagctatgccagtttttacggaaacggccataacttcttcgttattgatccgttttacccgattctttttcccacgcgtccgtaatttaatcctccatctttTGGAGTTGAAACCCAACATCCAACAAAATAAATTTttagacttttaagccttcgactcatcacctttttaccgaatttcaacccgtttatgcattttatcaaacaaacatgattgTTTGATCCCGATTTCacatgaaccttataatttcaaTGTTGTCTAACATATTAGGTTCAATTCACAAGTTTATGCACAATCTTAAACTCATTTATACTTGAAtgattattttgacccgttatgggtatttgcgcaataagtggactatgacataccaaaccctatacttcgctttcatacttgtccaaaacatcactctaatcgaatagcttgtttccaaacgacttctaaggtcgtttgcccgatatacctatcaagggcattttagtcaactatgctctatccttaataacaaaggaattccttacataagtaaccaattccactacttagctacaatttcttaatcacacctaccttgctcggatcaaaactaagatccgtttaatacttcattgacatcatacaattcattcctattcgacctcaattatcacatataattaaattgcatataacattacataaacaactaagaagtgattacggaatcacttaccttgtgcatccgagTCCATGCTTAGCTTCCGTGTTTAACTTGACCCGTTGTCCTTCCATGCTTGTGTCCATGATGACATACCTCCTATCCGTACATGTCATCATATTCATATCATTATTAGCATACATACACTTATCCAATTGTGTCCTAAAGCTCATTTACGGCATTTATACATGGTTGACTTCCAAAAGTCAACTATCCTAATTACATTCAAATCAAGAACATGACTCCGTTTTAATATGGTAGACCATAATATAAACATCATTTACATTCCACACTCATATTGTACGACATGTAACAATCATATCATTCGCATAATTCATACTTAACTTTCTTTAGTCATTTCTAACAAGCATCAAAACATCTAATCAACTTCATATCCTTTCCAACACACGTAATTCATCGGGTAATCAAAATTAACACATATTAACATAACATGTATCAAACGACTTCCTATAATCCTGCTTTTACGATAACGAGTCAAATCATGTTTCTTGTGCTTGTTGACTTCCAAAAGTCAACTATTAACCATAGGTAACTATCGACTTATCAACATATGCccgtaacatcataatcgactatacggacgacatTGTATACATTTTATCATACACTTACATAACTCTTGCATTCACATATAGTATGCATTCCATAACACTTTTTATATAAAAGACCAATTCCATAATTTTCTACATGCAACACAAGACTTCATTATTCATTCAAATTTATAATATTACCCATTCAAGCATTTAatcgaacacttggcgtgcaTATAACATTGTAAGCTCTATGTACAAGTATACAATGCACACTTTCACTAGTAGTCTTCATGAATCATATAATCAACTAAATTCACCTCACTTATTCATTCTACAACCTAATAATCTGTCTATAACTTGCACACAAACAATCACCCATCTGAATTTCTTGATTAATTCACTACTAGTTCACTATTCAACTAGACCAAATGGGTTTTTATTCAAACTTTCAAACAAATCAGTATTATTCATAAAATATCCTCTATTTGATGATTCTAACTCATAAGCAAGTTCAATTTCAAACTACCTCATGGATTAATCAAAACCCTTATCATCATCTAGCATAAATTCACAAAATTCGACTTACCCCATGAAGGAAAATCCTTAGATAACCGAGGAATTGATCACATGCATTTGATTATCCATGAGATTTCTGTCCAATTTGATGAAATTGgtgaaactagggtttcaccTTGTTCTCCTGCCTCTGATCGATcgtacaacacacacacacacacgcatatgtgtgtgtttttaatttttattttcttttaatatttCAAGTCATACCATTTTACATGTTTGGCCCCTCAAGAATACTATTTGTATTAATATAACTAAAACTATCCTTACATATTTATAATTAGCTTGAATTAACAACCTCAtggaatttggggtgttacacttacATTTTGAGATGTTACATTTATTGAATTAAAAACCTAAAAGTTTAATTTCTATTTTGTTATATTccattataattattttttaatgaCCAACAAATACCCGTATCATTTTGATCGAGATAAACGGTTAGTGTCACAAGGCCACAAGGTCATCGGCATTTTTATAGACTATACGGTGTGGGACGGCTTGAAAACGGGGAGGGGGTTTGGAAGCAACGTCGGCACGTGTCAGAAAAGTAACGTGGTGTAAAAACAAGAGGAGTGGGACAGGGCGTGAAAGAGTGGCATTATTCGACACATGGCAcccattttttattattaatattattattcaagattaaaacatttaaacaaataacattaataataaaagattacataatttaaaatttataaattaaaaacatttaaaaaacaCATTACATAACTTTAAAAAAACGCTACTAACATAACAAACATTAAACGTTAACCTAAACATACTTAACCAAAGAATCTTATTATTTGCCACGCCACGAAGTGTTTGAAGTCACGATCGTGCATGGTACTGTACTCGACGAGGGCAACTTGGATGACGTCGTCTTCGTTGAACTCATCACCGTCGTTGTCCACAACTTTGACAACCATTTCAAATCTCGAACTATCAGTACGAATCATCCGAAAACGTGAACAAAGTGCGTCCAGGGTTCGGATGGTGAGGCCCCTTCGCATACAAAATTGTTGGAAAACTCGTTCCCAAAACGGATTCATGGATAACGGAGCCCCGTGGTCAGTCACCACTACGATCCACGATTCACATAACGCAATGTCCTATTCTTTGGTCCATCTAGTAACTGGCATTTTGAAGAGTTGCGAGAGAGTATTGTGAGAAATAAGATGAAAGTTGAGAGGTTTTAAAGGTAAAAAATGGAGGAAAATGGTGTAGATTATATATAAAGAGGagaaaatttttttgaaaattattttttttactagCCGTTGGGGCCAACGGGTATAATCACAAGCCAATCAATTAAAGCCACGTCGCCACCAGATTTCTTTCCACGCCGGTGGAAAACCTCCCGCCTCCAACACCACGTCGCCCTCCACACTGTTGACGAGCCGGTGTACACGGCGTGGAGAGACAACAACGCCGGTTTTCCACGCCCAGTTTGTTCAAACCAATCGATTTTTCTTTTATGATATAATTGAAATGTCCAAGCAACCTCACAATGAACcaaaccaaaattttattttaatggtGTAACTTTACAATCCCAGTTTTATATAGTGATCAAACAAATGTATAAAACACAAATAATTTTAGTTTGAGCCGCAAAACTCCACGTGATACAAACCATCAAAAACAAGTTTCTGAATAGTATTGGGCCATTAGGATATGAATGATTTAAGAGGAAAGCAGTCTAAAAGTTGATTTAGAAAATAAAGCCAaatatttatatctattttggTCCAAAATAGATTATGTCCAAATTGATCCAAAACAAGAAAAAACAAAACCATGTGGTTCAATATGAAATGTCTAACTGAATGATTCGGTTATGCCTCCCTAGTCGCTCTGTAAACATTTGTTGTTTTGAATGTGATTTCTGGCAACAAACTTAGTCAATATATAAGGAATAAATCTATacctaataaataaataattatttagaTGATATTTTACAATTATGTGAATTAAATATTAGTTTTTCCTTTTATCTTATTTAACTAATTggtattttatttaatatattattttataatttctaaatctttattactaattagtattttattttatagtattttataattattaaatattCATTACTAATTATATAATTCTTTATTCTACTTGTGTAACATACAAATTTCTAATCTTGTCATATTTAATATAAGTTTAAATAATGTTCTCACTATTCTAATATCTCTAAAATCTTATTCCCACACTTTTTTTCCTATAtctctctatatatatgtgtatgtatatatagagaGGAGATGTGTGTGAATATTGACACCCTTATATAAATAggtaaaagatcaaatacaaatagtcTTATCAAATAGGTACGAATATggtgaaaaggtaaaaaaaaaatgtgatgacatttttgtaatcattaactcgtagagtaattatcaaaattacccttgcaaatgatcttgtagggtaattttgatcttgtagggttaTTTCGCAAAATGTTCTTctatggtaattttgatcttataaagtaattttgtagagtatcataattactctacaaatgatcttataAAGTAATTTTGAATAGTATCTTGTTTGATAAACTTGaaaagtaattttgatacacttgtaaaATAATTTTGatataattaccctacaagatcattttacaaaattatccTACAATATTACCCTACAatatcatttgtagagtaattttaataaTTACCATACGAGCAAATAATTAtaaaaatgtcatcatgtttttttttttcaaatctttCTTACGTTTTATACAATAATGctatttgtacgtgaacgagTATGTTGTGTTTAGTTAACTTTACTATGTAATAGCATCATCACTTGTCGTATATATGTTTGTAGGGTTTTGTTTTAACCCAGGTAGGTACCCAACTATCATCTTCAAAACAATTGATAGTCCAAGAGAATCAAATCAAACCCTTAAAAATACATAATTTATGACACGCCCCATTTCCTTACCTTCTCTTGTGCGTGCGGGAGCGCGGCTTCAGGAATAAATTCAAGATTCATACCACTTTCACTTAtaataaatacatacatacattcagaACCTAGTGAGTGTGTGTaaatgtgtgtgagagagagagagatacacTGTGTGTGTCACGGGTTTATCTTGAAAGGCTCTTATTTCACAGTCCTAGACCAGACACACAGACACATATTCTCTCCTTCCTCTCTACATAATCGAGGCTACCCTGCCCTTCTTtcatctctctcctctctctctctagaagttTTTAAAGTTCAAGATTTGTACACACACACCGAACCCATCTTCACCAACCCTGAATccatctctctttctctctctagaatcattGTCTTAAACAAACAAGAAGTGGAGAGCACCAATAAGAGTAAACTCGAAGAAACAAAGTTTTGATTTAAATGGCGATGATGTTGGACAACACATGTGATGGTGGGATATTATTGTCATTAGACTCACACAAAGCGGTTCCGGCACCATTCTTAACAAAAACATACCAGCTTGTTGATGATCCGGCAACCGATCACATCGTCTCGTGGGGCGAAGATGATACTACTTTTGTTGTCTGGCGGCCGCCGGAGTTTGCTCGTGATCTGCTTCCGAACTACTTCAAACATAACAACTTTTCCTCGTTTGTTCGTCAGCTTAACACCTACGTAAGTTTTCAAAGATGTCTACTAACATGTAAAAGATGTTTTAAAGTGTCCAAAATatggaaaaaaatatatatataactataaGTTTGTTAGTCAAGTTGtgacatttgatttttttttcattttagaGTATGAACCTAACACTTTTATGTGTAGTTATGGGAGTAAAAATGTGTATAATAAGCTATGATAATATGTTTAGACTCTTAAAAGCTTttgttttgtcttttttttttttggggggggggttaacaTTGGACTAATGAATACTAATGAACTCTACTGTTTTGTGTAGATATTGTGAGGAAAAATGTGGATAATAATATGCTTAGACTCTTAAaacttgaaaaaaaattaaaaaaaatacatataaattaGTAAATCATTTTTTTACATTAGACTAATGAACTctaaattttatgtgttttacatGAAAAATGTGCATATTTAgctataattttttattttttttttaacggcaaatatGTTGTAGGGGATTATTGATTGTTACTaattttgggttttttttatgttttgtttggattAGGGTTTTAGAAAAATAGTACCGGATAGATGGGAGTTTGCAAATGAATTTTTCAAGAAAGGAGAGAAGCATTTACTATGTGAGATCCACCGCCggaaaacatcacaaccacaagtggcagtcaaccaccaccacccccacccctTCACCGGCATTGGCGGTGGCAATGGTTTCCATAGTGGCACCGGTTTCTTTGCATACCAAACAACACGAAGTAATTCTCCACCAGAATCCGACGACCATTTATGCTCACCCCTATCCTCCCCCACCACCACCAACCCCACCACAACCACCGCCGCCGGAATGCTTGGAATCTTCAACAACGGACGTGGCAACTCCGTGACCGCGTTATCCGAAGATAACGAACGGCTACGGAGGAGCAATAATATGTTAATGTCCGAGCTTGCACACATGAGGAAGCTTTACAATGATATTATATACTTTGTACAAAACCATGTGAAGCCGGTAACACCAAGTAATTCATATCCTTCATCTCTATTATATTCCAACAATTCAAATGTGACCGGTTTGATGCAAAAACAGCAGCatgatcaacaacaacaaccgtcTAAAGCACAACATGTTCATTCGATAACAATGAACAATGTGGTTGATGATGTTCATGTTAGTAGATCAACAAAGCTGTTTGGAGTGCCGTTGTTGTCGAAGAAGAGGTTGCATCCGGAGTAtgggaataataataataatgcaatGGTGGAGACTCATAAAGCAAGGTTGGTTCTTGAAAATGATGATTTAGGGTTGAATCTTATGCCCCCTTCTCCTTGTTAACTTTTGTTCATGTTTTTAGAAAGAACCCATTGATCAAGACATCTTGTTTAGCTTAGTTAAACAATATTATTTACTACTCCACTATTTAGTTTGTGAGATGTGTTTtgagtgtatgtgtgtgtgtgatatGGAAGATGAAGCAGATGTATATATAAAGTTTTTAGATTCTCCAAGAACATGATGTATTTTGTTACTTTAGTCAAATCTCACATCGGTCAGTTACATTCTACGTTAGAGGTAGAATGTTCCGCCTTAAACACGCTCTAGGATGGGTGACCTGCTGGGAAGTCTTTATtcttaaagaaaagaaacaaatcTAAGAGCGAGTGAGTTATCggaaaagattcaaatgcaagcaTAATGATAGAATTAAAATACCACAGAAATCATATGattctcttttcttttctttttcttgaaAGGCAAAAATATGATTCTCTTGCTATCTATTTCTATGTGCATTTTATGTGATGATGATCATATTATCCAGTGGGAGTGTGGAGGCAATAATTATCTGGGCTCGAATACCAATCTTTATTGTTCTTCTTTAGCATTTCTTTCTGGGGTTTTTGTTTGATACCTGTAAGTTTCAGTTCAGACTCATTAATGGCAAAGAAAAATGAGATGAGAGAGGCCTTTCAGAGATGTCTTCTGTGCACATAAGACTTCTCATAAGACAAAGGTTGATGTTCAGTGCATTTATGGTGATTACACGTACTGTACAACCTATGCATTTATCAAGTCAAATTACACCTTGACCACTGAATCACACTTTGATTTGTTTTTGTTACACGATTTTGTATAAAAAGTTGAGAACTTTAAAATTATTTTGAAAGGGTCATGGAATctattttcaagattaaaatcATTTGACTTAGAGAAGTAGCACGGAGCATGATCcagaaaagaagaaaagaaaaagggggtcatcatcatcatcatatcttTGTGATTAATATTGAATAAACTATTGTTAGTACTAATAATGATtaattatttgaaaaaaaaatcatattaatatgtgtgtgtgagagagataTTAGTCAGTCATGGCATGTGTAAAAAGAAGACAGATAGATGAAAACAAAAATGATTTTAGAAAGGTGTAAAAGAGAAGAGAAGTTTGAGTTATTCGATGAAAGTGAAGTATGGGAGAAAATATAGTCTAAAAATGTTGGTTTGAAACGTTCCAATCAGTCCAGATTTTATAAACGTATCAAATCTTATGTCTTTCCATTGAATAGAGATTAACATATATACACATGATAGAGCTAAAGACTAGGAACCAGTAGCTACAATTGAGGAGTAAAAAGAGTGCAGAATATTGACTAATAAATTACAATTACAACAGGCATTAATTGTGAATATTCATTCCGATTTGGTGGGAGACTCGGTTTTGACCGAGTGTGCTTCAATATGCCCCCGCAAGATGGACGAGCGTGAGAGTAGACCAATCTTGGATGTTAAAAAATTGAACCGTTGACGTAGAAGAGGCTTGGTTAGAGCATCCGCAAGTTGATCATCTCCTGATATGTGTGTGACGCGAATGGTGCCATCTTGAACTTTTTCACGTACGAAGTGAAAGTCTagtgcaaggtgcttcatgcggGAGTGAAAGACCGGATTTGCTGAGTAGTGTGTTGCACTTAAGTTGTCACAGTAGATGGCAGGTGTGACTGTGGATTTGAGACCCAGTTCAACCAATAAGGAGATTAGCCATTGGACTTCGGTTGTGGTGGAAGCCACAGCGCGAAATTCTGCTTCGGTGGATGATCGAGCAAGTGTTGGCTGACGTTTGGAGCTCCAGGAAATCGGGTTTTGACCGAGATAAACAATGTAGCCGGTAGTACTTCGGTAAGAGGGTCGGTCACCGGCCCAATCCGCATCAGTAAAAGCGTGAAGCTGCATAGGGGATTTCCGTTTGAAGAAGATGCCATGATGTAGAGTGCCATGTAGGTATCTTAGCAGTCTTTTTAGAGCTTCCCAGTGTACATTTGTTGGCTTGTGCATGAACTGTGAAAGTTTATTAACTGTAAAAGAAATGTCAGGACGTGTTAAAGATAAATATTGTAGTGCACCTACGAAAGCCCGGTATTCGGTTGGAGACGGTAGGGGTTCACCATCTAGGACAGTAATAATAGAGGAAGCCGACATCGGTGTAGGTGCCGGTTTGCAATTACTCATGTTAGCTTTGGTGAGGATATCAAGAATGTATTTGGATTGAGATAGAAAGAGACCATGGTTGTGAGGAATGACCTCGATGCCCAGAAAGTAGGAGAGATTGCCAAGGTCCTTTAAAGAGAATCTGGCAGCAAGAGTTTGAATGAAAGATTGGATGATAGATGGATTGGCTCCGGTGATgattatgtcatcaacgtagaCAAGAATGAAGATGGGGGAAGAAGTAACTTTGTTGATGAAAAGAGAGGGGTCGGATATAGAAGGTTTGAAGTGAACCGATAGAAGGTAGGTTTTAAGTTCGTCATACCAAGCACGAGAAGCTTGACGAAGGCCATAGATGGCCTTGTTAAGTTTGCAAACGTGGGTGGGATAGGAAGGGTCCACGAAGCCTGGGGGTTGC
It encodes:
- the LOC110914710 gene encoding heat stress transcription factor B-4, which encodes MAMMLDNTCDGGILLSLDSHKAVPAPFLTKTYQLVDDPATDHIVSWGEDDTTFVVWRPPEFARDLLPNYFKHNNFSSFVRQLNTYGFRKIVPDRWEFANEFFKKGEKHLLCEIHRRKTSQPQVAVNHHHPHPFTGIGGGNGFHSGTGFFAYQTTRSNSPPESDDHLCSPLSSPTTTNPTTTTAAGMLGIFNNGRGNSVTALSEDNERLRRSNNMLMSELAHMRKLYNDIIYFVQNHVKPVTPSNSYPSSLLYSNNSNVTGLMQKQQHDQQQQPSKAQHVHSITMNNVVDDVHVSRSTKLFGVPLLSKKRLHPEYGNNNNNAMVETHKARLVLENDDLGLNLMPPSPC